The Citrifermentans bemidjiense Bem genome window below encodes:
- a CDS encoding ArsR/SmtB family transcription factor — MAFDKTKDYGKEAEMLKVLGHPIRLKIVAGLCTQECNVKHIWECLGLPQATVSQHLALLKNKGIIEGTRDGVEVRYAVVSPFVRRLIEILHQEP; from the coding sequence GTGGCATTCGACAAGACGAAGGATTATGGCAAGGAAGCGGAAATGCTGAAGGTGCTCGGGCACCCGATCCGCCTCAAAATAGTGGCTGGACTCTGCACGCAGGAGTGCAACGTCAAACACATCTGGGAGTGCCTGGGGCTGCCGCAGGCGACGGTCTCCCAACACCTGGCGCTTTTGAAGAACAAGGGGATCATAGAGGGTACCCGCGACGGCGTCGAGGTCCGTTACGCCGTGGTGAGCCCGTTCGTGCGCAGGTTGATCGAGATACTGCACCAAGAGCCCTAA
- a CDS encoding TldD/PmbA family protein — translation MELAKHADAVELLLKGRNLDGYEIFVSQSRDLSIEAKQGQVDAFRAAEPFGVAVRLKVGDGLGFSYSTSMDPAALAMMVDGALVAARMQTQDPGYTLAAPAISYPELPWLYDPELPAVDEELKVARVLELERLVLATDPRVKRVRKCSYGESVYSSFIRNSLGLEKGYRGSYVTCSASAVAEEGGDAQSGWDFAFSPSFSGIDIEAVAKGAGSKATALLGARSIPGMRCPVVLDNHVAAGIVELLAPSFLGEAVHKGKSLFMGKEGEQVFSELVTLHDDGLLLDGTGTAPCDGEGVPQRDTPLVTAGVLQGFLYDSYWGKKAGKSSTGNAQRGGIKGAPRGGANNLMIDPGQASLETLLAGVERGVLITEVMGMHTANTISGDFSVGASGFYLERGEILYPVKGMALAGNLMQLFKGVDQVGSDLRFFGGAGAPSLRIAELEISGS, via the coding sequence ATGGAACTAGCCAAGCACGCAGACGCAGTCGAACTGCTCCTCAAGGGGCGCAACCTGGATGGGTACGAGATATTCGTGTCGCAGTCGCGGGACCTTTCCATCGAGGCCAAACAGGGGCAGGTGGACGCCTTCCGCGCCGCTGAGCCTTTCGGGGTGGCGGTCCGGTTGAAGGTCGGCGACGGACTCGGTTTCTCCTATTCCACCAGCATGGATCCTGCAGCGCTCGCCATGATGGTCGACGGCGCCCTGGTGGCGGCCCGCATGCAGACGCAGGATCCCGGCTACACCCTTGCCGCGCCGGCGATCAGCTACCCTGAACTACCCTGGCTTTACGATCCGGAACTTCCCGCCGTGGACGAGGAGCTCAAGGTGGCGCGCGTGTTGGAATTGGAGCGGCTGGTGCTGGCCACGGACCCGCGGGTAAAAAGGGTGAGAAAGTGCAGCTACGGCGAATCGGTCTACTCCAGCTTCATCAGGAATTCGCTGGGTCTTGAGAAGGGGTACCGCGGCAGCTACGTGACCTGCTCCGCCTCGGCCGTGGCAGAGGAGGGGGGCGACGCGCAAAGCGGCTGGGATTTCGCCTTCTCCCCCTCTTTCTCCGGCATCGACATCGAGGCGGTGGCCAAAGGGGCGGGCAGCAAGGCGACGGCCTTACTGGGGGCGCGCAGCATCCCCGGCATGCGCTGTCCGGTCGTCCTCGACAACCACGTCGCCGCAGGCATCGTCGAGCTCTTGGCCCCCTCCTTCCTCGGGGAGGCGGTCCACAAGGGGAAATCGCTCTTCATGGGCAAAGAAGGTGAGCAGGTATTCTCCGAACTGGTCACGCTGCACGACGACGGCCTTCTGCTCGACGGGACGGGAACCGCCCCCTGTGACGGCGAGGGTGTGCCGCAGCGGGATACGCCGCTTGTGACCGCCGGGGTGCTGCAGGGGTTTTTGTACGACAGCTACTGGGGGAAAAAGGCTGGGAAATCCTCTACCGGCAACGCCCAGCGCGGAGGCATTAAAGGGGCGCCCCGCGGCGGCGCCAACAACCTGATGATAGATCCTGGCCAGGCGAGCCTGGAAACGCTTCTGGCCGGTGTCGAGCGCGGGGTGCTGATCACCGAGGTGATGGGGATGCACACGGCCAACACCATCTCGGGGGACTTTTCCGTGGGGGCCTCGGGTTTCTATCTGGAGCGCGGGGAGATTCTCTATCCGGTGAAGGGTATGGCACTGGCGGGGAACCTGATGCAGCTGTTCAAGGGAGTGGACCAGGTGGGAAGCGACCTCCGCTTCTTCGGCGGTGCGGGGGCGCCGTCGCTTAGGATCGCGGAGCTGGAGATCAGCGGCAGCTAA
- a CDS encoding N-acetyltransferase: protein MIRKAKISDVKEIQKLLTSFASRGEMLSRSLSELYEALRDFYVFEEEGMLLGTSALHIVWEDLAEVRSVAVAESAGRRGIGSQVVGACIDEARTLGLKRLFCLTYKPDFFAKFGFKIADKSELPHKVWGDCIKCVKFPDCDEIAMVLDL, encoded by the coding sequence ATGATCAGAAAGGCAAAGATAAGCGACGTAAAAGAAATCCAGAAGCTCCTCACCAGCTTCGCCAGCCGCGGCGAAATGCTCTCGCGCTCCCTCTCCGAGTTGTACGAGGCGTTGCGCGATTTTTACGTCTTCGAGGAGGAGGGGATGCTTTTGGGAACCTCCGCCCTGCACATAGTCTGGGAAGACTTGGCCGAGGTCCGTTCCGTCGCCGTCGCCGAGAGCGCAGGAAGGCGCGGCATCGGCAGCCAGGTGGTCGGCGCCTGCATCGACGAGGCGCGTACGCTCGGCCTCAAAAGGCTCTTCTGCCTCACCTACAAGCCCGATTTCTTCGCCAAGTTCGGCTTCAAGATCGCCGACAAATCCGAGCTGCCGCACAAGGTGTGGGGAGACTGCATCAAGTGCGTGAAGTTCCCCGACTGCGACGAAATAGCCATGGTGCTGGATCTTTAA
- the recN gene encoding DNA repair protein RecN codes for MLRELQITNLAIIEKLHVEFAPGLNILTGETGAGKSIIIDAVNLILGGRASSDLIRSGAREASVEAVFDLAGREALLATLSDAGIDCDGELLVRRVVQQGGKNRVFIGGGLATTSVLSDLCRNLINIYGQHDAQTLLKTENHLRLLDGFAGSLSLREEFASRFEAYQAAKNELAALEEGEREAERRLDLLTFQSAEIGDAKLHPGEEEELAEERLRLSHSGKLLSVSQQAFETLYGDDAALLGGLRRIIGTVAEAGSLDHALAPVAETLEGAYAQLEDAALTLRDYAASVEAEPGRLEQLEDRLDAINRLQRKYGASIDEILAYQRDVDAELETLGNREQAKGELQERIAVLERELELLGGKLSKAREKGAAGLKTGMERELSELAMKNALFETSFERSSEARNYGFERCEFLFSPNPGEPPKSLAKIASGGELSRLMLALKQLHPDSEVPTLIFDEVDTGIGGATSALIGEKLKRVAKSQQVLAITHLPQVAAFADMHLKVEKGVSAGRTATSVEYLDPEARVAEIARMLAGARVTEKTLEHAREMIQEAVR; via the coding sequence TTGCTGAGAGAACTGCAGATAACGAACCTGGCCATTATCGAGAAGCTGCACGTCGAGTTCGCCCCGGGGCTAAACATCCTCACCGGCGAGACCGGCGCGGGCAAATCGATCATCATCGACGCGGTTAACCTGATCCTCGGCGGGCGCGCCAGCTCCGATCTGATACGCTCCGGCGCCAGGGAGGCCTCGGTCGAGGCCGTCTTCGACCTCGCCGGACGCGAGGCTCTGCTGGCCACGCTTTCCGACGCCGGGATCGATTGCGACGGCGAGCTCCTGGTGCGGCGCGTGGTGCAGCAGGGGGGGAAGAACCGCGTCTTCATCGGCGGCGGCCTCGCCACCACCTCGGTCCTCTCGGACCTCTGCCGCAACCTGATCAACATCTACGGCCAGCATGACGCGCAGACACTCCTTAAGACGGAGAACCACCTGCGCCTTCTGGACGGCTTCGCCGGGTCGCTTTCCCTGCGCGAGGAGTTCGCCTCCCGTTTCGAGGCCTACCAGGCGGCGAAGAACGAACTGGCGGCGCTGGAAGAAGGGGAGCGCGAGGCCGAGCGGCGGCTGGACCTCCTGACCTTTCAAAGCGCCGAGATCGGCGACGCGAAGCTCCACCCCGGAGAGGAGGAAGAGCTTGCCGAGGAGCGGCTGAGGCTCTCGCACAGCGGGAAGCTCCTCTCGGTAAGCCAGCAGGCGTTCGAGACGCTTTACGGCGACGACGCGGCCCTGCTGGGGGGGCTGCGCCGCATCATCGGGACCGTCGCCGAGGCGGGATCCCTGGACCACGCCCTGGCGCCGGTTGCCGAGACGCTGGAGGGGGCCTACGCGCAGCTGGAAGACGCGGCGCTCACCCTGCGCGACTACGCCGCGTCGGTCGAGGCGGAGCCGGGGAGGCTGGAGCAGTTGGAAGACAGGCTTGACGCCATCAACCGTTTGCAGCGAAAATACGGGGCTTCCATCGACGAGATCCTCGCCTACCAGCGCGACGTGGATGCCGAGCTTGAGACCCTTGGGAACCGTGAGCAGGCAAAAGGCGAGCTGCAGGAGAGGATCGCCGTCCTTGAACGAGAGCTCGAACTTTTGGGGGGCAAGCTCTCCAAGGCGCGCGAGAAGGGGGCTGCCGGGCTGAAGACGGGGATGGAGCGGGAACTCTCCGAGCTCGCCATGAAGAATGCCCTCTTCGAGACCTCCTTCGAGCGCAGCAGCGAGGCGAGGAACTACGGCTTCGAGCGCTGCGAGTTCCTCTTCTCCCCCAACCCCGGCGAGCCCCCGAAGTCGCTGGCGAAGATCGCCTCGGGAGGGGAACTTTCCCGGCTCATGCTCGCCTTGAAGCAGCTTCATCCCGACTCCGAGGTTCCGACCCTTATCTTCGACGAGGTTGATACCGGGATCGGGGGGGCCACCTCGGCGCTCATAGGCGAGAAGCTGAAGCGGGTGGCCAAGTCACAGCAGGTGCTGGCCATAACCCACCTGCCGCAAGTAGCAGCCTTCGCCGATATGCACCTTAAGGTGGAGAAGGGGGTGAGCGCTGGGCGGACCGCCACCAGCGTCGAGTACCTCGACCCCGAGGCGCGGGTGGCGGAAATAGCGCGCATGCTGGCGGGCGCGCGGGTCACCGAGAAGACCCTGGAGCACGCCAGGGAGATGATTCAGGAGGCAGTTAGATGA
- a CDS encoding NAD(+)/NADH kinase: MKKIAIFAKVHDPRALAVAEELIEWLAARGVTAHVEEHLSKRLRRTTLAESSESTEIAADADLVVVLGGDGTLIAAARLVGERDVPILAVNLGSLGFLTEITLNELYPSVERCLAGDFEVSERMMLMASVERSGEVVELHRVLNDVVINKGALARIIDMETSVNGRYLTTFKADGLIVSTPTGSTGYSLSANGPILHPELECISLTPICPHTLTNRPLVMAADAHIAIKLKYAPDESVFLTLDGQVGMKLLSGDVVQITKAAHVTRLIQSRSKDYFEVLRTKLKWGER; the protein is encoded by the coding sequence ATGAAAAAAATCGCCATTTTTGCCAAAGTCCACGACCCGCGTGCGCTGGCTGTAGCGGAGGAGCTGATCGAGTGGCTGGCGGCACGCGGCGTGACCGCGCACGTCGAGGAGCATCTTTCGAAAAGGCTCAGGCGCACCACCCTGGCCGAGAGTTCTGAGAGTACGGAAATCGCGGCCGACGCCGATCTGGTGGTGGTTTTGGGCGGCGACGGCACCCTCATCGCCGCGGCGAGGCTCGTCGGCGAGCGGGACGTCCCCATCCTGGCGGTGAACCTCGGGAGCCTCGGTTTTCTCACCGAGATCACCCTGAACGAACTCTACCCCTCGGTGGAGCGCTGCCTGGCAGGCGACTTCGAGGTGAGCGAGCGGATGATGCTGATGGCGAGCGTGGAGCGCTCCGGGGAAGTCGTGGAACTGCACCGGGTGCTGAACGATGTGGTGATCAACAAGGGGGCCTTGGCGAGGATCATCGACATGGAGACCTCGGTTAACGGCCGCTACCTGACCACCTTCAAGGCCGACGGTCTGATCGTCTCCACACCGACCGGCTCCACCGGCTATTCGCTCTCGGCGAACGGCCCCATCCTGCACCCGGAACTCGAGTGCATCTCGCTCACCCCCATTTGCCCGCATACCCTCACCAACCGCCCGCTGGTTATGGCCGCGGACGCGCACATCGCCATCAAGCTTAAGTACGCACCGGACGAATCGGTCTTTCTCACCCTCGACGGGCAGGTGGGGATGAAGCTCCTCTCAGGCGACGTGGTGCAGATCACCAAGGCGGCGCATGTGACCCGCCTGATCCAGTCCCGCAGCAAGGACTACTTCGAGGTCCTGAGGACCAAGCTCAAATGGGGCGAGAGGTGA
- a CDS encoding glycogen/starch/alpha-glucan phosphorylase: MTEDQMGLNETLDQKMLIIKSFLEHLEYTLGKDKYSATKYDRFNALAYAVRDKLVERWLDTQQAYYNSDNKRVYYISMEFLMGRTLGNSLINLGMWDDFQEALDSLGENYFEETLDEEQDAGLGNGGLGRLAACFLDSMATMSIPAYGYGIRYEYGIFRQHIADGAQMEIPDNWLRYRNPWELDRQEHLHTVKFYGRVITTFDKNGRLLREWVDTEDVMAMAFDTPIPGYQTHSVNTLRLWTAKSSREFDLKFFNEGNYIRAVEKKMQSETISKVLYPADNVIEGKELRFKQEYFLASATVHDVIYRFKKKHSDMKKLPEKVAIQLNDTHPTLAIPELMRVLIDLHNMEWEDAWDITRKTFAYTNHTILPEALEQWPVWFFEQILPRHLQIVYEINEYFLKEIRERFPGDAERLSRMSIVEEHWERKIRMAHLAIVGSHSVNGVAALHTEILKNELFRDFYEMYPERFNNKTNGITQRRWLKMSNPLLSSLIDDYIGSGWTRNLYELEKLRAIASDPEFLERWQQTKRRNKESLCRYILQHNQIEVDPESLFDVQVKRIHEYKRQLLNVLHIITLFNRIKDNPKADVVPRTFIFAGKAAPAYATAKLIIRLINAVAAVVNRDPDVAGRIKVVFLANYGVTLAEKIFPASDLSEQISTAGTEASGTGNMKFALNGALTIGTLDGANIEIMEEVGRENIFIFGMTAAEVAELRARGYNPREYYNNNRELRRVLDMIASGYFSPWAPELFTPLTESLLNLGDHYMLLADYAAYVACQQEVGELFRRKDEWARQAILNCAGMGKFSSDRTIDQYAREIWGIKPVDILPGAVELQRH, translated from the coding sequence ATGACTGAAGATCAAATGGGCTTGAACGAAACCCTTGACCAGAAGATGCTCATTATCAAATCCTTTCTTGAGCATTTGGAATACACCTTGGGTAAGGACAAGTACTCCGCTACGAAGTACGACAGATTCAATGCTTTAGCCTATGCCGTGCGCGACAAACTGGTTGAGCGATGGCTTGACACCCAGCAGGCATATTACAACTCCGACAACAAGCGAGTCTACTATATCTCGATGGAATTCCTGATGGGGAGAACCCTGGGAAACAGTCTCATCAACCTGGGGATGTGGGACGATTTCCAGGAAGCGCTCGACTCGCTGGGCGAGAACTACTTTGAGGAGACCCTCGACGAGGAACAGGACGCGGGGCTCGGCAACGGCGGCCTGGGAAGGCTCGCCGCCTGTTTCCTCGACTCCATGGCCACCATGTCCATACCCGCCTACGGATACGGCATCCGCTACGAGTACGGCATTTTCCGCCAGCACATAGCGGACGGCGCCCAGATGGAGATCCCCGACAACTGGCTGCGCTACAGAAACCCCTGGGAATTGGACCGCCAGGAGCACCTGCACACAGTTAAATTCTACGGGCGCGTCATCACCACCTTCGATAAAAACGGCAGGCTCCTGCGCGAGTGGGTCGACACCGAAGACGTCATGGCCATGGCCTTCGACACCCCCATCCCCGGCTACCAGACCCACAGCGTCAATACGCTGAGGCTTTGGACCGCCAAATCCAGCCGCGAATTCGACCTGAAGTTCTTCAACGAGGGGAACTATATCCGCGCCGTGGAAAAGAAGATGCAGTCGGAGACCATCTCCAAGGTCCTCTACCCTGCAGACAACGTCATCGAGGGAAAGGAGCTCCGCTTCAAGCAGGAATACTTCCTCGCCTCGGCCACGGTGCACGACGTGATCTACCGCTTCAAGAAGAAGCACTCGGACATGAAGAAGCTCCCGGAAAAGGTGGCCATCCAGTTGAACGACACCCACCCCACCCTCGCCATCCCGGAACTGATGCGGGTCCTGATCGACCTGCACAACATGGAATGGGAGGACGCCTGGGACATCACCAGGAAAACCTTCGCCTATACCAACCACACCATACTCCCCGAGGCGCTGGAGCAGTGGCCGGTCTGGTTTTTCGAGCAGATACTCCCCCGGCACCTGCAGATCGTCTACGAGATCAACGAGTATTTCCTGAAGGAGATCCGAGAGCGCTTCCCCGGCGACGCGGAAAGGCTCTCCCGCATGTCCATCGTGGAAGAGCACTGGGAAAGGAAGATCCGCATGGCGCATCTCGCCATAGTCGGGAGCCACTCGGTGAACGGCGTCGCGGCGCTGCACACCGAGATCCTGAAAAACGAACTTTTCCGCGACTTCTACGAGATGTACCCGGAGCGGTTCAACAACAAGACCAACGGGATCACGCAAAGGCGTTGGCTCAAGATGAGCAACCCGCTGCTCTCATCGCTGATCGACGACTACATCGGCTCAGGGTGGACCAGAAACCTATACGAGCTGGAAAAGCTGCGCGCCATTGCCTCCGACCCGGAGTTCCTGGAGCGCTGGCAGCAGACGAAGCGGCGCAACAAGGAGAGCCTTTGCCGCTACATCCTGCAGCATAACCAGATCGAGGTGGATCCTGAGTCGCTCTTCGACGTGCAGGTGAAGCGGATCCACGAGTACAAGCGCCAGCTTTTGAACGTTTTGCACATCATCACCCTGTTCAACCGGATCAAGGACAACCCGAAGGCCGACGTGGTGCCGCGCACCTTCATCTTCGCCGGCAAGGCCGCACCGGCCTACGCCACCGCCAAGCTGATCATCCGGCTCATCAACGCGGTCGCCGCCGTGGTGAACCGCGACCCGGACGTGGCGGGAAGGATCAAGGTGGTCTTCCTTGCCAACTACGGCGTCACCCTGGCCGAGAAGATCTTCCCAGCTTCAGACCTCTCCGAGCAGATCTCCACCGCGGGCACCGAAGCGTCGGGGACCGGCAACATGAAGTTCGCACTGAACGGCGCGCTCACCATCGGGACCCTGGACGGCGCCAACATCGAGATCATGGAGGAGGTGGGGAGGGAGAACATCTTCATCTTCGGCATGACCGCAGCGGAAGTGGCGGAGCTGCGCGCCCGCGGCTACAACCCGCGCGAGTACTACAACAACAACCGCGAACTGCGCCGTGTCTTGGACATGATCGCCTCGGGGTACTTCTCCCCCTGGGCTCCCGAACTCTTCACCCCGCTCACCGAATCGCTTTTGAACCTGGGGGACCACTACATGCTGTTAGCCGACTACGCAGCCTACGTTGCCTGCCAGCAGGAGGTGGGAGAGCTGTTCCGCCGCAAGGACGAGTGGGCCCGGCAGGCCATCCTCAACTGCGCCGGCATGGGCAAGTTCTCCAGCGACCGGACCATAGACCAGTACGCCCGCGAGATCTGGGGGATCAAGCCGGTGGACATCCTTCCCGGTGCCGTAGAGCTGCAGAGGCATTGA
- a CDS encoding replication-associated recombination protein A, translating into MEDLFNGNREEFAPLAERMRPRSMAEYLGQGHLVGEGKMLRRLIESDRLTSLIFWGPPGSGKTTLARIIANATRSHFIFFSAIMSGIKEIREVVKEAEDTLKYQGKRTILFVDEIHRFNKSQQDAFLPHVERGTFTIIGATTENPSFEVIAPLLSRCKVLVLQPLSDEDLLKILENALADRERGLGELELSATAEALAFMAEQAAGDARVALNTLETASRLAHQGEITLESAREAVQKKPLLYDKGGEEHYNVISAFIKSMRGSDPDAALYWLARMLEAGEDPIFILRRMVIFASEDVGNADPRGLQLAVSALQAFQLVGMPEGRIILGQAVTYLATAPKSNASYNGINEALAEVRKSGAQPVPMEIRNAPTKLMKGLGYGKGYLYPHDHQGVVRQNYLPEALAGRRFYTPKESGYEKSIKERMEWIRGEREKG; encoded by the coding sequence ATGGAGGATCTCTTCAACGGCAACAGGGAAGAGTTCGCGCCTTTGGCCGAGCGGATGCGGCCGCGCAGCATGGCGGAGTACCTGGGGCAGGGGCATCTCGTCGGCGAAGGGAAGATGCTGCGCCGGCTGATCGAGAGCGACCGCCTCACCTCGCTCATCTTCTGGGGCCCGCCCGGCAGCGGCAAGACGACGCTGGCCCGCATCATAGCCAACGCCACCCGCTCCCACTTCATCTTCTTCTCCGCCATCATGAGCGGCATCAAAGAGATCCGCGAGGTGGTCAAGGAGGCCGAGGATACCCTGAAGTACCAGGGTAAGCGGACCATCCTCTTCGTGGACGAGATCCACCGCTTCAACAAAAGCCAGCAGGACGCCTTTCTCCCCCACGTCGAGCGCGGCACCTTCACCATCATCGGCGCCACCACGGAAAATCCCTCCTTCGAGGTAATCGCACCGTTACTCTCCCGCTGCAAGGTCCTGGTGCTGCAGCCGCTATCCGACGAAGACCTGCTGAAGATCCTGGAAAACGCACTCGCCGACCGAGAGCGGGGGCTGGGGGAGCTGGAGCTTAGCGCCACCGCCGAGGCGCTCGCCTTCATGGCGGAGCAGGCCGCAGGCGACGCCCGGGTGGCCTTGAACACGCTTGAGACAGCGTCGCGCCTGGCGCACCAAGGGGAGATTACCCTGGAGAGCGCGCGCGAGGCGGTGCAGAAGAAGCCTCTCCTTTACGACAAGGGGGGGGAGGAGCACTACAACGTCATCTCCGCCTTCATCAAGTCGATGCGCGGCTCCGACCCGGACGCGGCGCTCTATTGGCTCGCACGCATGCTGGAGGCGGGAGAGGACCCCATCTTCATACTGCGGCGCATGGTGATCTTCGCCTCGGAAGACGTGGGGAACGCCGATCCCCGCGGGCTGCAGCTGGCAGTCTCCGCGCTGCAGGCATTCCAACTGGTGGGTATGCCGGAGGGAAGGATCATCCTCGGGCAGGCGGTCACCTACCTCGCCACCGCACCCAAGTCCAACGCCAGCTACAACGGCATCAACGAGGCGCTCGCCGAGGTGAGAAAGAGCGGGGCGCAGCCGGTCCCGATGGAGATCAGGAACGCCCCGACCAAGCTCATGAAGGGCTTGGGCTACGGCAAGGGGTACCTCTACCCCCACGACCACCAAGGGGTGGTCCGGCAGAACTACCTCCCCGAGGCGCTCGCCGGGCGGCGCTTCTACACCCCCAAAGAGAGCGGCTACGAGAAGAGCATCAAGGAGCGGATGGAGTGGATCCGCGGCGAGCGGGAGAAGGGGTGA
- the pfkA gene encoding 6-phosphofructokinase — MKKIGILTSGGDCSGMNAAIRAATRTALGHGVQVLGFRKGYAGLLKGDFLEMQTKDVAGILHRGGTFLQSARSEEFRTVLGREKAVRHLEEFGVEGLIVIGGDGSLNGALALHRMGVPVIGIPASIDNDIPFTDMALGVDTALNNIIYAVDCIKDTASSHDRAFVIEVMGRNSGYLASMAAIATGAEYAIVPEVECDVADLCNQLRHRWEEGRSNAIIILAEGAGRAQNIADNIKDAIGFETRVTVLGHYQRGGAPSVFDRLLGSRFGHAAVENLLAGQMGKMVGLCCNAIVPTLLETVVVSEKRQQDELHEMSLILGI, encoded by the coding sequence ATGAAAAAGATAGGGATACTCACCAGCGGCGGGGACTGTTCAGGCATGAACGCGGCCATCAGGGCCGCGACCAGGACCGCCCTGGGGCACGGGGTACAGGTGCTCGGCTTCCGCAAGGGGTACGCGGGGCTATTGAAGGGGGACTTCCTCGAAATGCAGACCAAAGACGTGGCGGGGATCCTGCACCGCGGGGGTACCTTCCTGCAATCGGCCAGAAGCGAGGAATTCCGCACCGTCCTGGGGAGGGAGAAGGCGGTGCGCCACCTGGAGGAGTTCGGGGTCGAGGGGCTGATCGTCATCGGGGGGGACGGCTCCTTGAACGGCGCGCTGGCGCTGCACCGCATGGGGGTGCCGGTAATCGGCATACCGGCCAGCATCGACAACGACATCCCCTTCACCGACATGGCGCTCGGCGTGGACACTGCACTCAACAACATCATCTATGCGGTCGACTGCATCAAGGACACGGCGAGCTCGCACGACCGGGCCTTCGTCATCGAGGTGATGGGGCGGAATTCCGGGTATCTCGCCAGCATGGCAGCCATCGCCACCGGCGCCGAGTACGCCATAGTCCCCGAGGTCGAGTGCGACGTAGCCGATCTTTGCAACCAGCTCAGGCACCGCTGGGAGGAAGGGCGCAGCAACGCCATCATCATCCTGGCCGAAGGGGCCGGGCGCGCCCAGAACATAGCCGACAACATCAAGGACGCCATCGGCTTCGAGACCCGGGTCACCGTGCTCGGCCACTACCAGAGGGGGGGCGCCCCTTCGGTCTTCGACCGGCTCTTGGGAAGCAGGTTCGGGCACGCTGCGGTGGAGAACCTCTTGGCCGGGCAGATGGGAAAGATGGTGGGGCTTTGCTGCAACGCGATCGTGCCGACCCTTTTGGAGACGGTGGTGGTAAGCGAGAAGAGGCAGCAAGACGAGCTGCACGAGATGTCGCTGATCCTCGGCATCTAG
- a CDS encoding VOC family protein has product MADQFKEQGAFSWLELSTPDLAGSRAFYSRLFGWKTEPWSGAEDYALIKVGSREVGGMTPLRPGQRKPAGWGAYVTVTDVDATAAKAEELGGKVLVPPTEITRVGRFCVIQDPQGAVITAITYRRP; this is encoded by the coding sequence ATGGCCGATCAATTCAAGGAGCAGGGGGCGTTCAGCTGGTTGGAGCTGAGCACGCCGGACCTAGCCGGGTCGCGGGCCTTCTACAGCCGGCTCTTCGGCTGGAAGACCGAGCCTTGGAGCGGAGCGGAGGATTACGCCCTGATCAAGGTGGGGAGCCGCGAGGTGGGTGGGATGACCCCGTTGCGCCCCGGTCAGCGCAAGCCTGCCGGCTGGGGGGCCTACGTGACGGTAACCGACGTGGACGCGACCGCCGCCAAGGCGGAGGAGCTGGGGGGGAAGGTGCTGGTCCCTCCCACGGAGATCACCCGGGTGGGGCGCTTTTGCGTGATACAGGATCCGCAGGGGGCGGTGATCACCGCCATCACCTACCGCCGCCCCTAG
- a CDS encoding tetratricopeptide repeat protein, with amino-acid sequence MELMPQDDQGRLCQRALEALSSGDPQAALPLLERAFKVQDNPALHSYLGYCIAKERGQVRKGRDLCLASLEIEPQNPAHHLNLARVLQIAGQKPEAIAALRKGMESGGSPEIVALLNVLGTRKPPPLRFLSRDNPLNKWIGILLGRVGLR; translated from the coding sequence ATGGAGCTTATGCCGCAGGATGATCAGGGGAGACTTTGCCAGCGTGCGCTGGAGGCGCTGTCGTCGGGGGACCCCCAGGCAGCCCTTCCCCTTTTGGAGCGGGCCTTCAAGGTGCAGGACAACCCAGCGCTGCACTCGTACCTGGGGTACTGCATCGCCAAAGAACGGGGGCAGGTGAGGAAGGGGCGCGACCTCTGCCTCGCCTCGCTGGAGATCGAGCCGCAAAACCCGGCCCACCACCTGAACCTCGCCAGAGTGCTCCAGATCGCCGGGCAGAAGCCCGAGGCGATCGCGGCCTTGAGAAAGGGGATGGAGTCAGGGGGAAGCCCCGAGATCGTGGCGCTTTTGAACGTGCTCGGCACCAGGAAGCCCCCGCCGCTTAGGTTTTTGTCGCGCGACAACCCGCTCAACAAGTGGATCGGCATCCTCTTGGGGCGGGTCGGGTTGCGCTGA